The Niastella koreensis GR20-10 genome includes a window with the following:
- a CDS encoding RNA polymerase sigma-70 factor, which translates to MRSVPLEIDIIDTLKKGGPDALQSLLKQFYSPLCLFAERLVADSAAAEDIVGESFIKLWNRRGDFESTQNIKAFLYITVRNACLNYLKQAKRDSLNQKQLAYLTGEKEEFILNEMIRAEVLKEIMNEINNLPEQCGKVVKLAYLDGLRNQEVAKVLNISVHTVKNQKARAIQLLKTRLRDRDMLAFLLLCTFLRETSHSCQNLYLSA; encoded by the coding sequence ATGCGTTCAGTTCCGTTGGAAATTGATATAATCGATACTTTAAAAAAAGGTGGTCCCGATGCTTTACAATCGTTGTTAAAGCAGTTTTATAGTCCGTTGTGCCTTTTTGCCGAACGCCTGGTGGCCGACAGCGCTGCTGCAGAAGATATTGTTGGTGAATCTTTTATAAAATTATGGAACAGGCGTGGTGATTTTGAAAGCACACAAAACATAAAGGCCTTTTTGTACATCACGGTGCGTAACGCCTGTTTAAATTATTTAAAACAAGCCAAACGCGATTCGCTTAACCAAAAACAACTGGCGTATTTAACGGGCGAAAAAGAAGAGTTTATTTTAAATGAAATGATCAGGGCCGAGGTGTTAAAAGAAATAATGAACGAGATCAATAACCTGCCCGAGCAATGTGGCAAGGTGGTGAAGCTGGCTTACCTGGATGGCTTAAGAAACCAGGAAGTGGCTAAGGTGTTGAATATCTCTGTTCATACCGTTAAAAATCAAAAAGCAAGGGCCATACAATTATTAAAGACAAGGCTCCGCGACCGCGATATGCTGGCTTTTTTGCTTTTATGCACCTTTCTACGCGAAACTTCACACAGCTGTCAAAACCTTTATTTATCTGCCTAA